The Solanum lycopersicum chromosome 2, SLM_r2.1 DNA window ACCGATTCATTAAAAGATACACATAGATTTAAAAAGGGAAGtcccaaaaaatgaaattaaaatttcaaaggaAAAATTTACCTATCTACATGGATGCAGGGGGAGAGAAGCATAATGTTGGCTCATATTTgtacaaagaaaagtaaaaatatttagtaaacTTCAACATTCCATTGCTCTGCCTTCTTCAATTGCTTCTTGTAGTCCGCCCAGACAATACCTTCAAAAGTGAAGCAAATGTAAGCTTCGGATCGATATATATACCACAGTAACAACAACTATGCCTTAATCCCAAGCAAGTTGGGGTCGGTTATATTAGTTCCAAACTGATTAATGCATATTTAGAGTGAATGAGTAAAGTGTGTGGATTTTATCAATGTGTGGAAAAAATGACGACATAGTTTTGACATATGTTACCATCTCTTTCTGCAAGTGAAGACATAATTTCATCAATTCCCTGCTCCATGCCCTTGAGTCCACACATGTAGATGAAGGTGTTGTCTTTTTGGAGCAAAGTCCATAGTTCTTCAGCATATTGAGCCATTCTGGTTTGAATGTACATCTTTTCACCCTTTTCGTTCGTTTGCTCTCTGCTCACAGCAAAGTCCAATCTGAAGTTTTCTGGGGCCTTCTCCTTCATTTTCTCGAATTCCTACAACATAGCAACATGATAAGTCCAGACTTCAAAATATGATCAACTTTGATAGAAATACTTCGATTCAGCTCAGTAAACTGTGGAGATCAAAAAGTTATCGATATGCTAGAAAATCACCTCCTTGTAAAGTAGTGAGCTGCTGGTGGGAACACCCAAGAAAAGCCATGCTGTACCGTTGAACTACATAACACCAAATCCATGTCAATCAGCAGATTAATGATCGGAGGTTAAAAAAAGAATTGCTACATAACACTACAATGAAATTCTGCTGAACCTTTGAATAAACTACAACAACTACATACTCAATGTAAATCCCACAACCATTTCTGAGTAAACCAATGTTTggttattttaaatgtttaataAACATTCATCCTTGACTCAAATAGCACTTTATAGTTCACCGCGTCATCCATCTAAAACTCCTACTTTTATGCGTAACTTGAACTCATTAGATAGAACACTTAAATAGACAGCATATTGGCCTATACTTATTGCTTTAGTTCAGACTAGAGAAGGCTTTGACGGTAACCaagcaatttttttcttttacttcttttccTAGCATATGCTGAATAGCCAATTAAATTAAGAATGAAGAGAAACAatcaaagaaatatttattttgtgtaccTTGTAATCCTCGTGTTTCTCAAAGAACATTTTCCACAGGAATGAACGGAAAGGAGCAATTCCAGTTCCAGTGGCAAGCTGAgacacaaattcaaattaaaaataatgcaTAAGTCAAATTGACAGGCAGCAGATATATCTGAGATGACAACAATGTAGCTACAAACAAAATTCACCATTATAACGGTGGCATTTGGATCTTTAGGCATGAGCATTTCTTTGCCTACAGGTCCAGTAATCTTGACCTCTGCTCCAGGCTTCAAGTCACCTGATATCGTAACATTTGTAGTTTCATAAGTATAGAACAAGCAGAAGCTAGTACTCCTACTATATATTATGAATAGTCgaactaaaataaaatggataaaCCTTAACATCGCCTATGAAATTAGGGAGTCGTGAGTTCTTACATAAGAAGTTTGAGCAAACTCCTTTAACTTCTTCCCCTTTGTCATTGGTGTACACAAGCCTCTTGACACACAGGGAAACCTGAATAAAACCTCAAGTTCAGATACTTTTGTTCACCGTAAAACTTGCAGGCCCCTATACTAGTAATATTAGGACGGTTGGCTTATTTTAGGTGCTTTTATGCAgaaagataaaacaaaataagtcAAAAGTCTTAAGTTAGAAATCCTAACTTGTGATTTTTGGCTTATGATTCATAAGCCAAAAAGTCAATAGCCGATCCAAACGGGCTCAAATAGTCTAACGTATCACCCTATAGTATATAATCTCAAATTTTCTACCGTTACCTTTACTGGCAGACCCCAAAACAACTATGAGTATTTTGGAATTTGCATAATGTATCACCTATAGTTATTGGTAGAAATGATAATCACGCCAATATTAATCACACTCAAAACATATGCTTATCAATCTGTTAAGAGTTAACtgtaatatttgaaattttgtgaatatATACGAACTCAAAGCTTACAGTTTTGGAGTCACCGAAGTCACCAAGGGCACTGCTAGCAATTGAGTACAATCTAAGCTTGTGAGGCTTCCCATTGGCATCAACACCATCAGCAATTACCCCAATGGATTGTCCTTCTCTATATGGGACCTCTCCTGATCAACCCATTAAAATTAATTCAGCTCAAACAAAATTTACCCCTACCTAGTgaaaggtagagaggttgtttctgaaAGATCCACAGAATTtatacaagaaaacaaaaactatTGATTTGTTAGATTAAGAGCATACCCTCAGTGCTGAAAACCATATGCCAAGTTTCACCAGGTGCATCATCACCAGTGATCTTAGTGTTTAGCAGACATCTACCAACATAAGGTTCCTTTGGCCTGAATTTATTGACAATCACACCTTCCTCCTGTTTCTTTGAAATCTTCTCAACTTTAGCAGGAGCCTCAGTGGTCACTTGGGCTCTGATAGAAACTAATCTACTAGCACCAGACACATTTCTGTAGTACAAGGGCACCTGTCattacaaattattaatttcatagtCAGTTATATCACAATTTGCAAAAGAAGTAGATTGAATTTTACCTTGTTGAAGTTGATTTTGTCTGTAGAGATGATGGAGTTTCTAGAGGAAAAGGAGGTGGACTTGGATGAAGGAAGAGAAACTGCAGCACTTACTGCAGTAGCCatgtttttttatgaattatgagtaAAGAGAATTAAGAGGGGGGGAATggtgaagaaggaaaaataaggAGAAATGGGAATTGGGATGTTTTTAGTAGAGATTGGGTAGTGGATTATGAATTGGGTGGAGGAGATTGGATGTGAGGATAAGAGAAGTGTATGATTCTACAGCCCTTACCCTTTGCTCTTTTGGCACTCAGTTTCTAACTAATTTGTGGCCAACAACAATCTTCTTGATATTTATGGATTCCAACCAAAACACATATTTCATGTAACAATTTAACTTATACTAACTTATATGCACACATCACACTAGTGCCATCATCTCGAAGGACTCTGTAATACGCGATTCAAATTTAATTGGAGCTTCAATATAAGCTCCAGACACCAAACAAAAAACGAAGCGAAGAAAATAACCTTGATTTATGAGTTGTGACACTAACAAAAGTACTTATGATATTTGGGATAATATAACTTGTTATTTATCAGTCATCTGCTATTACCAAATCAATATTAcatgttaaataatttttacgcCACCAAAACAATAAGGCAAACTCATAAGAGTTAGCTATCATTTGAATTTTGTTcatagattttgaaaatttgttttaaaatatttatttggcCATAAGATTGTAtcagattttgaaaatatatttttaaatatttatttggccataagattttatcattttataagtttttaaaaattcgtTCAAATCGATTTTCCACTCACAAACTtattaacaaaatcaaataaaatgtatattcaaacgcaactttaaattttaaaaatcataattttaaatttatgtttcatGCAAATATGAAATCTGTATGTATTTTCAAGAATATGGGTTAAGCATCccccgccccccccccccccccctcctcccCTTTTCTTAAATAAGGCGTGAAAATTGATGTCCAGTTATTAACAATTAACAACGTAACATAATTTTAAGATGAAAGAAGTTATGGTAAAATAAGTTTAAGATTAAATCATACATTGCATTAGGTGAAACTCTTCGTATGAGTAGTATcctttttacattttaaatattgagcccaaagaaaagaaat harbors:
- the LOC101261284 gene encoding ferredoxin--NADP reductase, leaf-type isozyme, chloroplastic produces the protein MATAVSAAVSLPSSKSTSFSSRNSIISTDKINFNKVPLYYRNVSGASRLVSIRAQVTTEAPAKVEKISKKQEEGVIVNKFRPKEPYVGRCLLNTKITGDDAPGETWHMVFSTEGEVPYREGQSIGVIADGVDANGKPHKLRLYSIASSALGDFGDSKTVSLCVKRLVYTNDKGEEVKGVCSNFLCDLKPGAEVKITGPVGKEMLMPKDPNATVIMLATGTGIAPFRSFLWKMFFEKHEDYKFNGTAWLFLGVPTSSSLLYKEEFEKMKEKAPENFRLDFAVSREQTNEKGEKMYIQTRMAQYAEELWTLLQKDNTFIYMCGLKGMEQGIDEIMSSLAERDGIVWADYKKQLKKAEQWNVEVY